A region of the Candidatus Dadabacteria bacterium genome:
GCTCCTTCTGCTCCGATGAAGAGATTCTTTCGGTGCTTTCGGAGATTCAGAACGACCTGTTTATTCTCGGCTCGGACCTGGCAAGCCCGCCCGGTGTGGACGCTCCCAGAATTGACGCCGCAAGAACGGAGAAACTGGAGGGATGGCTTGACCGTTTTCTTGAGACAATGGAGCCGCTGAAAGAGTTTATCCTTCCCGCGGGAACTCCGGCGGGGGCGGCCCTGCACCTTGCCCGCGCGGTGTGCAGGAGGGCGGAGAGAAGCGCGGTTTCACTGATGAAAAAGGAGAAAACCTCCCC
Encoded here:
- a CDS encoding cob(I)yrinic acid a,c-diamide adenosyltransferase, with the protein product MAKKRITKVYTKTGDGGETSLVGGMRASKDSARVAAYGDVDELNSSIGAARSFCSDEEILSVLSEIQNDLFILGSDLASPPGVDAPRIDAARTEKLEGWLDRFLETMEPLKEFILPAGTPAGAALHLARAVCRRAERSAVSLMKKEKTSPDAVVYLNRLSDLLFVLARASNIREGFAEVPVDFGAKP